One segment of Wyeomyia smithii strain HCP4-BCI-WySm-NY-G18 unplaced genomic scaffold, ASM2978416v1 HiC_scaffold_59, whole genome shotgun sequence DNA contains the following:
- the LOC129733771 gene encoding protein Rae1-like — translation MFGTPTLGAASAFGGTTAVAPSNPMKDFEVTSPPEDTVSAMEFSPSTLQQNFLIAGSWDCSVRCWEVEQTGKTVGKSIKTMGGPVLDVCWADDGSKVFIASADKQVKCWDLASDQVAQVAQHDAPVKTCHW, via the exons ATGTTCGGCACACCGACGCTCGGTGCCGCATCAGCCTTCGGCGGGACAACGGCCGTAGCGCCGTCCAATCCGATGAAAGATTTCGAAGTGACCTCTCCGCCGGAGGATACAGTGTCAGCGATGGAGTTTTCTCCGTCTACGCTCCAGCAAAACTTTCTGATTGCCGGCAGTTGGGATTGTAGCGTGCGCTGCTGGGAGGTGGaacaaaccgggaaaaccgTCGGTAAATCCATCAAAACTATGGGCGGTCCAGTGCTTGATGTGTGTTGGGCGGACGATGGCAGTAAAGTGTTCATCGCATCCGCGGATAAGCAA GTCAAATGTTGGGATCTAGCCTCGGACCAAGTAGCTCAGGTGGCTCAGCATGATGCTCCGGTTAAAACTTGTCATTGG